Below is a genomic region from Cetobacterium somerae ATCC BAA-474.
TGATGGTTTTAAGTTCAATTAATATGGTTAGTGCAGCTTTTTATATGAAACCTGAAAATATAAAAAAACACTTTGTATACATATTAATTTTTTTTATAATATATCTTTTTATTGGTAATGCTGGAAAAATTAAAAAATTAAAATTGACATATAAAATTTTAAGTAATAGAAAGGTAAATGGATTTATATTCCTAACAAGTATTTTTATTTTATTAGGAATGTATATCGGAGGAAAAATGAATTTACCATTTATTCCCAAGATAAATGGAGCCTATGGTTGGATAAATCTAGGGCCAGTTTCTATTCAACCAGCTGAAATTTTAAAATGTGCATTTGTTATAAATATGGCAAATTGCTTGGCAAGAGCGGAAGATAATGATTTGAGTGAGAGCGTAACAATAATAAATGCTTTAATATACCTAGGAGTTTATGGTGTGTTAATTTTAGCTCAGAAAGATATGGGAACAGCAATTCACTACTTAGCAATTTGGTTATTTATGATATTCATGAGTAAATTAAAAGATAAATGGATTTTAAGGGTTAGTTGTTTAGGAGGAGTATTAGGTATAGGTGGACTAGCAGCGGTTTATAAATATGCCAGCGAAGAGGGAGCTTCCTATAAGATAATGAGAATAAAAAGTTATATAGATGGATTATTTTTTGGAAACTACTCAGATGATTACGGTTATCAGGTGAAGCAATCTGTTTATGCTTTTGGTAGTGGAGGGTTATTTGGAAAAGGGTATGCTAATGGTGTTCAAAAGTATAGTTACCTTCCAGAGATACATACAGACTTTATAATGGCTACTTTTGGAGAAGAGTTTGGAATAATGGGTATGTTTGTAGTTGTTGGATTATTTTTTGCATTATATCATTTTATAATGGTAACAGGAAGAGAGTGTAAAAATTATTTTGGAAAATACTTGGCCTTAGGAATGGGAGCTCAAATAATAACTCAAGTAATAATAAATATATTTGTAGCTGTTGGATTACTACCAGTTTTTGGATTACCAATGCCATTCTTCAGTTATGGAGGAAGTGCAATGGTAACTATGGGAATAGCTCTTGGTTTGATTCATAATATGAATGTTGAATAAATATATTTTGATTTTTATATGTAAAAATGATATACTTTAATGTAAGAATATAGAGGATAAATATAAGGTAAGTAGTAAGAGATTAAAGCTAAAATCTTTAGTTTTAGTTCCTTATTATTTGCTATATTTATCCTCTACCAATTTAAAAGGAGGAAACTTAATGTTTAATGAAGTAAGCTTAAGCTTAGAAATAGGTGGAAGACAATTAACGTTAAAAACTGGTAAAATAGCAAGACAATCAAACGGAGCTGTAATGGTTCAATATGGTGATACAATTTTATTAAGTACAGTTAACAGAAGTAAAAGTGCTAGAGAGGGAATAGACTTCTTTCCTTTAACAGTAGATTATGTAGAAAAATATTATGCAGCTGGGAAATTCCCAGGAGGATTTAATAAAAGAGAAGCTAGACCATCAACAAATGCTACACTGATAGCTAGATTAATAGACAGACCAATAAGACCAATGTTCCCAGAAGGGTTTCATTACGATGTTCATATTGTAAATACAACACTTTCATATGATGGAGTATGTACTCCTGATTTCATGGGAATTGTTGGATCATCAGTAGCTTTAACAGTATCTGATATTCCATTTATGGGGCCAGTAGCTGGAGTAGTAGTTGGAATGATAGATGGAGAGTTTATTTTAAATCCAACACCAGAGCAATTAAAAATAAGTGAATTAGATTTATCGGTGGCTGGAAGTATGGATGCCATCAACATGGTTGAAGCAGGAGCAAAAGAAATTGATGAGGAAACAATGTTAAAAGCTATAATGTTTGCTCATGATAATATAAAGAAATTATGTCAGTTCCAAATGGAGTTCCAAGCTTTAGTTGGTAAAGAGAAGATAGAGTTCCAAGCACCTGAAGTAATGCCGATAGTTAAAAACTTTATCGATCAAAATGGAGCTACTAAGTTAAAAGAAGCTGTTTTAACAACTGGAAAAAAAGCTAGAGAAGAAGCTGTAGATCAATTAGAAGAAGTTTTATTTGAAGAATTTGTAAATACAAACTTTGGAGAAGAGGAAGTTCCTGCAGAAGTAGTTGCAGAATTTGCAAAATATTATCACGATTTAATGAAAGAGCAAGTTAGAGATGCTATTTTATACAATAAACATAGAGTAGATGGAAGAGCTACAACAGAAATTAGAGACTTAGCAGCAGAAGTAAATGTTTTACCAATTGTACATGGATCAGCTTTATTTACAAGAGGAGAAACACAAGCGTTAGTTGTAGCAACTTTAGGAACTAAAGAGGATGAGCAATTAATAGATGGGCTAGATGAAGAGTATTTTAAAAAATTCTATCTACACTATAATTTCCCTCCATATTCAGTTGGAGAAACAGGAAGAATGGGTGCACCTGGAAGAAGAGAACTAGGACATGGATCTTTAGCAGAGAGAGCATTAAGCTATGTAATGCCGTCAGTAGAAGATTTCCCATACACAGTTAGATTAGTTTCAGAAATAACAGAATCTAATGGATCGTCGTCTCAAGCGTCAATCTGTGGAGGATCATTAGCATTAATGCATGCAGGAGTGCCTATTAAAGAACATGTAGCTGGAATTGCAATGGGTCTAATCAAAAAAGATGATGATTATGTTGTGTTAACAGATATAATGGGTCTAGAGGATCACTTAGGAGATATGGACTTTAAAGTTGCAGGAACTAAGACTGGAATAACTGCTTTACAAATGGATATGAAGATTGCAGGAATATCAGAGGACATTATGAGAATAGCTTTAAAGCAAGCTTTAGACGCTAGATTACAAATATTAGAATTAATGAATAGCACAATATCAAATACAAATGAATTAGCACCAACTGTTCCAAGAATTCACCAAATGGTAATTCCAAAGGATAAAATTGCAGTTTTAATAGGACCTGGTGGAAAAAATATAAAAGGAATTATAGAAGCAACAGGTGCAACTATTGATATAGAAGATGATGGAAGAGTATCTATATTCTGTAAAGGATTAGATGTTTTAGAGGATACTATAAAGTTAGTAAATGGATATGTTAAAGATGTTGAAGTAGGAGAGGTATATTTAGGAAGAGTGGTAAATATAGCTAAGTTTGGAGCTTTCATGGAAATATTACCAGGGAAAGAGGGACTTCTTCACGTATCAGAAATATCTTTAGAAAGAGTAGCTAATGTTGAAGATGTATTAAAAGTTGGAGACACATTTGAAGTAAAAGTAATTTCTACAGAAAATGGAAAAATCAGTTTAAGTAGAAAGAAATTATTACAAGAAATGGCAGCTGAATAATTTTAAAATTAAGGGGGATAACACAGAGGACTTCAACCTCTGTGTTATTTTTCCGTATAGAAATAAAAGCAACAAAAAATGAAGGATGGTAAAAAATGAAATTAGGTTTAATAAGTTTAGGTTGTAGTAAAAACTTAGTTGACAGTGAGCACTTAATAGGGCTAATGGTAGCTAGAAAAGGATTTGAAATAACAAATGATTTAGAAGAGGCAGATGTTGTTTTAGTAAATACATGTGGATTTATTGGAGATGCAAAAGAGGAGTCAATTCAAGCAATATTAGAAGTTGCAGAAAAGAAAAACTCTGGAAAAGTAAAAAAAATAATTGTTGCAGGATGCTTAGCACAGAGATATGCTGATGAATTAATTTCAGAAATTCCTGAAATAGATGCTGTAGTTGGTACAGGTGAAATACATAAAATAGAAGAGATCGTAGATACAATTTTAGAGGATTCTAAAATTGTGAGATGTGATTCTTTTGAATTCTTAGCAGATGCAGGAACAGAAAGAATTTTAACAACAAATCCTCACACAGCTTATTTAAAAATAGCTGAAGGATGTAATAGAAGATGTACGTATTGTATTATACCTCAACTTAGAGGAAATTTAAGAAGTAGAACAATAGAGGATATTGTAGAAGAAGCAAAAGCTTTAGCAGCAAATGGAGTTAGAGAAATAAATTTATTAGCTCAAGAAACAACAGAGTATGGAATTGATTTATATAAGAAGAAAGCTTTACCTGATTTATTAAAAGAATTAGCAAAAGTAGATGGAATAGAGTGGATTAGATCATATTATATGTTCCCTAACTCATTAACAGATGAACTAGTTGAAGTTATAAAAAATGAACCAAAAGTTTGTAAATATTTTGATATTCCAATTCAACATATTTCAGGAAATATACTACAAAATATGGCTAGAGCAAAATCAGGTGATCATATAAAATCAATTTTAAATAAAATAAGAACTGAAATTCCTGAAGCAACAATCAGAACTACTGTAATTGTAGGATTCCCAGGAGAAACAGAAGAAGATTTTGAAGAGTTAAAAGATTTTATAAAAGAGTTTAAATTTGATTATGTAGGTGTATTTAAGTACTCTAGAGAAGAGGGAACTGTTGCACATGATTTAGAGAATCAAGTTCCAGAAGAAATAAAAGAAAAAAGATGGGCTGAATTAACAAATTTACAAGCTGAAATTGCAGAGATAAAAAATAGAGCAATGATTGGAAAAGTTGTTGAAGTTATGATTGACGGTATTTCTTCAGAGAGTGAGTTTATGCTAGAGGGAAGAACTAGAGGACAAGCCTTAGATATAGATGGAAAAGTTTTAACAAATGATGGAACTGCAAAACAAGGGGAAATAGTAAAAGTAAAAATAGAACAAAATTTTGAATATGACTATATAGGGGCAATTGTAGAAAACGAAATAAAATAGTTTTAAAATAAGGAGGAGTCAGTCTTGAATTTGCCAAATAAACTTACAGCAATTAGATTAATATTAGCAATACCTTTTATATACTTTTTACAAGAATCAGCAGGGACTACACATCATACTTTGTATAGAATGATAGCGTTTGGTATATTTATTTTTGCATCGCTGACAGATTGGTTAGATGGATATATAGCAAGAAAATATAATTTAATAACTGATTTGGGTAAGATAATGGATCCTTTGGCAGATAAAATACTTGTTATATCAGCATTGGTAATCTTTGTAAAATTAGATTATATTCCAGCATGGATGTCTATAGTTGTTATAGCAAGAGAATTTTTAATTAGTGGGATAAGAACTATAGCTGCAGCAAAAGGGGAAGTGATTCCTGCAGGAATTTTAGGAAAATATAAAACAACTACTCAAATGATTGTGATTATAATTATGCTGTTCTTTGGGCTAGGAAATACTCCTGAAAAAGAAACTTTGTATAAAACAATTTATTTTTATATGACATTAATTCCAGTTGTTTTAACAATTTGGTCTGGATGGGAATACTCGGTAAAAGCAAAACATTACTTTTTAGGAGAGAAATAAGGAGAAAATATGGGTTTAATTTACAGAATTATAAATTTAGCTTTTGAAATTATGAATATACTTATATTAATAAGAATAGTAATCTCTTGGTTAGCTCCATATTCAAGAAATGACTTTACAAATCTTGTATATGCTTTAACAGAGCCAATTTTAAAACCTTTTAGGACTTTGATACCTATGGGAAATGTTAGAATAGATTTGTCACCAGTATTGGCTTATTTTGCTTTGAAGATTCTAAGATATATTATTTTTTATTTATTATAATAGAATAGAGAGGCCAATGGCTTCTCTATTTTTTGTAGGAGGAACAAAAATGCACGAAATAGAAAGTGAATACCACATACCAGTTTTATATTATGAAACATTAGAAAATTTAATAACAGATAAAGATGGTATATATGTAGATTGTACTTTAGGAGGAGGAGGACACTCTGAAGGTATATTAAAAGAAATTAGTGATAAAGGAAGATTAATTTCTATAGATCAAGATGATCAAGCAATAGAATTTGCAAAAAAAAGACTTGAGAAATATGGAAAAAAATGGTCTGTATATAAAAGTAACTTCGAAAATATAGAAACAGTTCTGTATATGGCTGGGGCTAATGAAGTTACAGGAATTCTTATGGATATTGGAGTTTCATCTACTCAACTTGATGATCCAGAAAGAGGGTTTTCATATAGATATGATACAAAGCTTGACATGAGAATGAATAGAGAAGAAGTGTTGTCAGCTTATGAAGTTGTTAATGAATACGAAGAAGGAGAATTAGTTAGAATTTTCTTTGAATACGGAGAGGATAGATTTGCTAGAAAGGTAGCTAGATTGATCTGTCAAAGAAGAGAGGAAAAGCCTATTGAAACAACTGGAGAACTTGTAGAGATAATAAGAAAAGCTTATCCACCAAGAAGTGAAAAACATCCAGCTAAAAAAGTTTTCCAAGCTATTAGAATTGAAGTTAATAGAGAATTAGATGTATTAAAAAATGCGATAACAAAATCTTTTAATAGTTTAGAAAAAGGAGGACGTTTAGCAATAATAACGTTCCACTCTTTAGAAGATAGAATTGTAAAAAATATGTTTAGAGATCTTTGTACAGGATGTAAATGTCCAAAAGAGATTCCAATATGTGTATGTAACGAAAAACCTAAAGGTAAATTGGTAAATAGAAAGCCAATAACTTCAGGTCAAGATGAGTTAAAATTTAACAATAGAGCGCATTCAGCTAAATTAAGAGTTATCGAAAAATTATAAAAATAAAAGGAGGACCTGATGAAGAGAAAAAAAGTTTTATTAACACTTGTTGGTATAATTTTAATCTGGTCATTTTATGGGTACCTTATAAGAACAATCTCATATTTAGAAAAAAGTAATTTGAAGATTGAAAGAGAGTTAAGAGAGCTTGAAAAAGAGAGAAGTAAAAGAATATATGAATATGACTTACTCATGGATTTAAGTAAAATAGAACAAGAAATGAATAAACAAAAAAATATGGTTATTTCTGAAAAGATAAATTTCTTTAAAATAGATGATAGCTCTTTTTAAAAATAAAGGAGAGTATTTATGAAACTAGAAAAAGGACAAATAGTTGAAATTAAGATAGAAAAAATAGTCTACGGTGGAGAGGGATTAGGTTATTACAATGGCGAGTTTGCTATGTTTGTGCCTATGTCTGTCCCTGGAGATATTTTAAAAGTTGAGATAATTTCTTTAAAAAAGAGTTATGGAAGAGCTTTAATAAAGGAGATTATAACTCCTGGAGCTGAAAGAATTAAAGATTTAAATCATGTAACTTTCGAAGATTTTCAAGGGTGTGATTTTGGAATGCTAGATTACACTGCTCAGTTAAAATATAAAAAAGAGATGGTAGAGGATGTAATAAGAAGAATAGGTAAAAATAGTGAAGTTTTAATAGAGGACACATTAGAATCACCTATTGAAAAAAACTATAGAAATAAAGTTATTGAACCATTTTCTTTTAATGGACAAGAAATTATAACTGGATTCTTTAAAAGAAAAAGTCATGATGTATTTCAAGTAGAAGATAATATGTTGAATTCAGTATTAGGAAATAAAATAATCACAGAGTTAAAAAATGTTTTAAATAAAAATAAAGTAACTGTGTATGATGAAAAAAAACATTCAGGAATATTGAGACATGTAATGGTTAGAACAAACTCTTTTAATGAAGCTATGTTAGTTTTAATAATAAATGATACAAAAGTTTCTGAAAAAATTAAAAGTATTTTGAAAGAGGTAATGGATAAGTTTAAAGAGATTACATCGACTTATATTTCGTTAAATGATAGAAAAACGAATGTAGCTTTAGGCCATAAAAATCTACTTATTTTTGGAGAAAAAACAATTAAAGAGGATATTGATAATATTCATTTTAATATATCTCCAACATCTTTTTTCCAGATAAACTTGGATCAAACAAAAAGATTATATAGTTTAGCTATAAGTATGTTTGAAAATATAGAAAACAAAAAAATTGTAGATGCTTATGCAGGAACTGGAACAATAGGAATGATTCTATCTAAAAAAGCAAAGAAAGTTTACTCAATAGAAATTGTAGAATCAGCTGTAAAAGATGGAATTCAAACTGCAAAAGAAAATAATATAGAAAATGTTCAATTTATATGTGGGGATGTAAATAAAGAGCTAGGAAAATTAATAAAAGCAGAAAAAGTGGATTCAATAATATTAGATCCACCAAGAAAAGGGATTGATGAGGAAAGTCTAATAAATATATCTAAAGTTGGAATAGAAGAGATTGTATATATATCTTGTAATCCATCAACTTTTGCTAGAGATATAGAAATTTTAGAAAGAGAAGGATATAAGTTAGTTAGAGTAAAACCAGTGGACATGTTTCCTCAAACAAGCCATATTGAAGTAGTGGGAAGATTAGTTAAAAAATAGGAGGGCTTTATGATAAAGTTTTTAATATTTGCAGTAATTGCATATATATTTGGTTCACTTCCTTGTGGTGTTTGGTTAGGAAAGGGAGTTAAAAATATTGATATAAGAGAATATGGAAGCAAAAACTCTGGTGCAACAAATGCTTATAGAATTTTAGGACCAAAGTATGGTATAATGGTTCTAATATTAGATGCTTTAAAAGGATATATTCCACTTTATATAGCAAGTTTA
It encodes:
- a CDS encoding YggT family protein, with the translated sequence MGLIYRIINLAFEIMNILILIRIVISWLAPYSRNDFTNLVYALTEPILKPFRTLIPMGNVRIDLSPVLAYFALKILRYIIFYLL
- a CDS encoding FtsW/RodA/SpoVE family cell cycle protein, coding for MENTTGQFFQENLKNQQQKIKNKMIRLRQRRFSLFFIIVILMVLSSINMVSAAFYMKPENIKKHFVYILIFFIIYLFIGNAGKIKKLKLTYKILSNRKVNGFIFLTSIFILLGMYIGGKMNLPFIPKINGAYGWINLGPVSIQPAEILKCAFVINMANCLARAEDNDLSESVTIINALIYLGVYGVLILAQKDMGTAIHYLAIWLFMIFMSKLKDKWILRVSCLGGVLGIGGLAAVYKYASEEGASYKIMRIKSYIDGLFFGNYSDDYGYQVKQSVYAFGSGGLFGKGYANGVQKYSYLPEIHTDFIMATFGEEFGIMGMFVVVGLFFALYHFIMVTGRECKNYFGKYLALGMGAQIITQVIINIFVAVGLLPVFGLPMPFFSYGGSAMVTMGIALGLIHNMNVE
- the rlmD gene encoding 23S rRNA (uracil(1939)-C(5))-methyltransferase RlmD — encoded protein: MKLEKGQIVEIKIEKIVYGGEGLGYYNGEFAMFVPMSVPGDILKVEIISLKKSYGRALIKEIITPGAERIKDLNHVTFEDFQGCDFGMLDYTAQLKYKKEMVEDVIRRIGKNSEVLIEDTLESPIEKNYRNKVIEPFSFNGQEIITGFFKRKSHDVFQVEDNMLNSVLGNKIITELKNVLNKNKVTVYDEKKHSGILRHVMVRTNSFNEAMLVLIINDTKVSEKIKSILKEVMDKFKEITSTYISLNDRKTNVALGHKNLLIFGEKTIKEDIDNIHFNISPTSFFQINLDQTKRLYSLAISMFENIENKKIVDAYAGTGTIGMILSKKAKKVYSIEIVESAVKDGIQTAKENNIENVQFICGDVNKELGKLIKAEKVDSIILDPPRKGIDEESLINISKVGIEEIVYISCNPSTFARDIEILEREGYKLVRVKPVDMFPQTSHIEVVGRLVKK
- the rimO gene encoding 30S ribosomal protein S12 methylthiotransferase RimO; this encodes MKLGLISLGCSKNLVDSEHLIGLMVARKGFEITNDLEEADVVLVNTCGFIGDAKEESIQAILEVAEKKNSGKVKKIIVAGCLAQRYADELISEIPEIDAVVGTGEIHKIEEIVDTILEDSKIVRCDSFEFLADAGTERILTTNPHTAYLKIAEGCNRRCTYCIIPQLRGNLRSRTIEDIVEEAKALAANGVREINLLAQETTEYGIDLYKKKALPDLLKELAKVDGIEWIRSYYMFPNSLTDELVEVIKNEPKVCKYFDIPIQHISGNILQNMARAKSGDHIKSILNKIRTEIPEATIRTTVIVGFPGETEEDFEELKDFIKEFKFDYVGVFKYSREEGTVAHDLENQVPEEIKEKRWAELTNLQAEIAEIKNRAMIGKVVEVMIDGISSESEFMLEGRTRGQALDIDGKVLTNDGTAKQGEIVKVKIEQNFEYDYIGAIVENEIK
- the pnp gene encoding polyribonucleotide nucleotidyltransferase — encoded protein: MFNEVSLSLEIGGRQLTLKTGKIARQSNGAVMVQYGDTILLSTVNRSKSAREGIDFFPLTVDYVEKYYAAGKFPGGFNKREARPSTNATLIARLIDRPIRPMFPEGFHYDVHIVNTTLSYDGVCTPDFMGIVGSSVALTVSDIPFMGPVAGVVVGMIDGEFILNPTPEQLKISELDLSVAGSMDAINMVEAGAKEIDEETMLKAIMFAHDNIKKLCQFQMEFQALVGKEKIEFQAPEVMPIVKNFIDQNGATKLKEAVLTTGKKAREEAVDQLEEVLFEEFVNTNFGEEEVPAEVVAEFAKYYHDLMKEQVRDAILYNKHRVDGRATTEIRDLAAEVNVLPIVHGSALFTRGETQALVVATLGTKEDEQLIDGLDEEYFKKFYLHYNFPPYSVGETGRMGAPGRRELGHGSLAERALSYVMPSVEDFPYTVRLVSEITESNGSSSQASICGGSLALMHAGVPIKEHVAGIAMGLIKKDDDYVVLTDIMGLEDHLGDMDFKVAGTKTGITALQMDMKIAGISEDIMRIALKQALDARLQILELMNSTISNTNELAPTVPRIHQMVIPKDKIAVLIGPGGKNIKGIIEATGATIDIEDDGRVSIFCKGLDVLEDTIKLVNGYVKDVEVGEVYLGRVVNIAKFGAFMEILPGKEGLLHVSEISLERVANVEDVLKVGDTFEVKVISTENGKISLSRKKLLQEMAAE
- the rsmH gene encoding 16S rRNA (cytosine(1402)-N(4))-methyltransferase RsmH, translated to MHEIESEYHIPVLYYETLENLITDKDGIYVDCTLGGGGHSEGILKEISDKGRLISIDQDDQAIEFAKKRLEKYGKKWSVYKSNFENIETVLYMAGANEVTGILMDIGVSSTQLDDPERGFSYRYDTKLDMRMNREEVLSAYEVVNEYEEGELVRIFFEYGEDRFARKVARLICQRREEKPIETTGELVEIIRKAYPPRSEKHPAKKVFQAIRIEVNRELDVLKNAITKSFNSLEKGGRLAIITFHSLEDRIVKNMFRDLCTGCKCPKEIPICVCNEKPKGKLVNRKPITSGQDELKFNNRAHSAKLRVIEKL
- the pgsA gene encoding CDP-diacylglycerol--glycerol-3-phosphate 3-phosphatidyltransferase, giving the protein MNLPNKLTAIRLILAIPFIYFLQESAGTTHHTLYRMIAFGIFIFASLTDWLDGYIARKYNLITDLGKIMDPLADKILVISALVIFVKLDYIPAWMSIVVIAREFLISGIRTIAAAKGEVIPAGILGKYKTTTQMIVIIIMLFFGLGNTPEKETLYKTIYFYMTLIPVVLTIWSGWEYSVKAKHYFLGEK